The Rhodococcus sp. X156 genome window below encodes:
- a CDS encoding GNAT family N-acetyltransferase: MTDSPTFRTAQDTDAEAVAALVQLAYRGEESRSGWTTEADLLRGQRTDAGQVRQRLARPGTQVLLLCAADGALLGCCELTGPTPGQGTPGQAYFGLFSIRPGHQGEGLGRLLLAEAERRAVTELGCSTMELTVITQRAELIAWYLRRGYRRTGERRPFPYGDERFGVPLRDDLELEVLTKVLAPSG, translated from the coding sequence GTGACCGATTCCCCGACCTTCCGCACCGCCCAGGACACCGATGCCGAGGCGGTCGCGGCGCTGGTGCAGCTGGCCTACCGCGGCGAGGAGAGCCGGTCCGGGTGGACCACCGAGGCGGACCTGCTGCGGGGCCAGCGCACCGACGCCGGGCAGGTGCGCCAGCGGCTGGCCCGGCCGGGTACCCAGGTGCTGCTGCTGTGCGCGGCGGACGGGGCCCTGCTGGGCTGCTGCGAGCTGACCGGCCCCACGCCCGGGCAGGGCACTCCCGGACAGGCCTACTTCGGGCTGTTCAGCATCCGCCCGGGGCACCAGGGCGAGGGCCTGGGCCGGCTGCTGCTGGCCGAGGCCGAGCGCCGCGCCGTCACCGAGCTGGGCTGCTCCACGATGGAGCTGACGGTGATCACCCAGCGTGCCGAGCTGATCGCCTGGTACCTGCGGCGCGGCTACCGGCGCACCGGCGAGCGGCGCCCCTTCCCCTACGGCGACGAGCGGTTCGGCGTGCCGCTGCGCGACGACCTGGAGCTCGAGGTGCTCACCAAGGTCCTGGCGCCGAGCGGCTGA
- a CDS encoding PaaI family thioesterase has protein sequence MTGFAEQLGLQPGTTEDGRAELDFTATEEHLNPAGAVHGGVLATLVDTAMGLAVRSRTGEDDSPATSQLTITYLRPAKPGELRAVGKIRTQGEHLMVCEAEVLQGEESVVHALATFALLHR, from the coding sequence ATGACGGGCTTTGCGGAGCAGCTGGGACTGCAGCCGGGCACCACCGAGGACGGTCGGGCGGAGCTGGACTTCACGGCGACCGAGGAGCACCTCAACCCCGCCGGAGCCGTGCACGGCGGGGTGCTCGCGACCCTGGTGGACACCGCGATGGGCCTGGCCGTGCGCAGCCGCACCGGCGAGGACGACTCCCCGGCGACCAGCCAGCTGACCATCACCTACCTGCGGCCGGCCAAGCCGGGGGAGCTGCGGGCGGTCGGCAAGATCCGCACCCAGGGCGAGCACCTGATGGTGTGCGAGGCGGAGGTGCTGCAGGGCGAGGAGTCGGTGGTGCACGCCCTGGCCACCTTCGCCCTGCTGCACCGCTGA
- a CDS encoding ammonium transporter translates to MNAGDTAWVLVCAALVMFMTPGLALFYGGMVRVNNVLTMIMQNIIPLCVISLTWVIVGYTLAFSNEGNSVIGNVDAFSLLEVDAPQFHTVAGAVTIPALAFVAFQMMFAVITPALLTGAVAGRLKFFGWVCFLVIWSIVVYPLVARWLWAPQGWLADLGAQDWAGGMVVHASAGAAAIAVLLVVGRRKGWSSTASSPNNLPLMLVGAGILWFGWFGFNAGDGLQADAVAAQAMMNTHIAASAAMLTWLLVEQLTSGHSTLVGAVSGAIAGLATITPCAGFVSTGGAVAIGLIAGLLCNLAVRLKFLLRYDDALDVIAVHFLGGVLGTLLLGFFGSSDINPVGADGVFYGGGGSLLWHQVVALVSVVVFSLVVSWIIAMAVQLTIGLREPLDEQDHLDEVQQGATGYALGDVTSRLTESAVPARTNGHRLTPADAGGDGHGALRLVTATVRSEQVDELRDALLAAGAQSLELTSAAVYTGELRSAMFRGSLQQSSFHDRLRVEVLVDQSRLPEVVAALNRAGVEPRSLHQQEVSTL, encoded by the coding sequence ATGAACGCCGGCGACACCGCGTGGGTGCTCGTCTGCGCGGCGCTCGTCATGTTCATGACGCCGGGCCTGGCGCTGTTCTACGGCGGGATGGTGCGCGTCAACAACGTGCTCACCATGATCATGCAGAACATCATTCCGCTCTGCGTCATCTCCCTGACCTGGGTGATCGTCGGCTACACCCTGGCGTTCTCCAACGAGGGCAACTCCGTCATCGGCAACGTCGACGCCTTCTCGCTGCTGGAGGTGGACGCCCCGCAGTTCCACACCGTCGCCGGAGCGGTCACCATTCCGGCGCTGGCCTTCGTGGCGTTCCAGATGATGTTCGCGGTGATCACCCCGGCGCTGCTCACCGGCGCGGTGGCCGGGCGGCTCAAGTTCTTCGGCTGGGTGTGCTTCCTGGTGATCTGGTCCATCGTCGTGTACCCGCTCGTGGCGCGGTGGCTGTGGGCTCCACAGGGCTGGTTGGCCGACCTGGGCGCCCAGGACTGGGCCGGCGGGATGGTGGTGCACGCCTCGGCGGGCGCAGCCGCGATCGCGGTGCTGCTGGTGGTCGGCCGGCGCAAGGGGTGGTCCAGCACCGCCTCCTCCCCCAACAACCTGCCGCTCATGCTGGTCGGCGCCGGGATCCTGTGGTTCGGCTGGTTCGGCTTCAACGCCGGTGACGGCCTGCAGGCCGACGCAGTAGCCGCGCAGGCCATGATGAACACCCACATCGCCGCCTCCGCCGCCATGCTCACCTGGCTGCTGGTGGAGCAGCTCACCAGCGGCCACTCCACCCTGGTGGGCGCCGTCTCCGGCGCGATCGCCGGGCTGGCCACCATCACCCCGTGCGCGGGCTTCGTCAGCACGGGCGGCGCCGTCGCCATCGGGCTCATCGCCGGCCTGCTGTGCAACCTGGCGGTGCGGCTGAAGTTCCTGCTGCGCTACGACGACGCGCTCGACGTCATCGCCGTGCACTTCCTCGGCGGCGTGCTGGGCACCTTGCTGCTGGGGTTCTTCGGCAGCAGCGACATCAACCCGGTCGGCGCCGACGGGGTGTTCTACGGCGGTGGCGGCAGCCTGCTGTGGCACCAGGTGGTGGCCCTGGTCAGCGTGGTGGTCTTCTCGCTGGTGGTCAGCTGGATCATCGCCATGGCGGTGCAGCTGACCATCGGCCTGCGCGAGCCCCTGGACGAGCAGGACCACCTGGACGAGGTGCAGCAGGGCGCCACCGGCTACGCGCTGGGCGACGTCACCAGCCGGCTCACCGAGTCGGCGGTGCCGGCCCGCACCAACGGTCACCGCCTCACCCCGGCCGACGCCGGCGGCGACGGGCACGGGGCCCTGCGCCTGGTGACGGCCACGGTGCGCAGCGAGCAGGTCGACGAGCTGCGCGACGCCCTGCTGGCGGCCGGCGCCCAGTCGCTGGAGCTCACCAGCGCCGCGGTGTACACCGGTGAGCTGCGCTCGGCGATGTTCCGCGGGAGCCTGCAGCAGTCCAGCTTCCACGACCGGCTGCGGGTGGAGGTGCTGGTGGACCAGTCGCGGCTGCCGGAGGTGGTGGCCGCCCTCAACCGCGCCGGGGTGGAGCCGCGGTCCCTGCACCAGCAGGAGGTCAGCACCCTGTAG
- a CDS encoding MarR family transcriptional regulator, with protein sequence MSVRHPHDIVEHELAVLFRRARSFSGELAREVHPGLEPAAYALLQRVEEVGEVRLTDLAAFYGVGKPTLSRQVGLLLKLGLIKRVEDAADRRSAKLSMTDDGLVRLAHARTARRQRFARLLDDWSAEDVSRFGELLVQFNRIQD encoded by the coding sequence GTGAGCGTCCGGCACCCGCACGACATCGTGGAGCACGAGCTGGCGGTGCTCTTCCGTCGGGCCCGCTCGTTCTCTGGCGAGCTCGCCCGCGAGGTGCACCCCGGCCTGGAACCGGCGGCCTACGCGCTGCTGCAGCGGGTGGAGGAGGTGGGCGAGGTCCGGCTCACCGACCTGGCCGCCTTCTACGGCGTGGGCAAGCCGACGCTGAGCCGTCAGGTGGGTCTGCTGCTGAAGCTGGGCCTGATCAAGCGGGTGGAGGACGCCGCCGACCGCCGCTCGGCCAAGCTGTCGATGACCGACGACGGACTGGTGCGGCTGGCGCACGCCCGCACCGCCCGTCGCCAGCGCTTCGCCCGGCTGCTGGACGACTGGTCGGCGGAGGACGTGAGCCGGTTCGGGGAGCTGCTGGTGCAGTTCAACCGCATTCAGGACTGA
- a CDS encoding NUDIX domain-containing protein: protein MAAAREVVAGAVVADGRLLVAQRRRPPALAGKWELAGGGVEPGESPQQALVRELDEELGVVVEPGEQVGADVLLPDGRVLRAYRAELVRGPAEAREHAALRWVGAGELSRLDLVVNDRGWRAELAPLLVE from the coding sequence ATGGCCGCCGCCCGGGAGGTGGTGGCCGGTGCCGTGGTCGCCGACGGTCGGCTGCTGGTGGCCCAGCGGCGACGCCCGCCCGCGCTCGCCGGGAAGTGGGAGCTGGCCGGCGGAGGGGTGGAGCCGGGAGAGAGCCCGCAGCAGGCGCTGGTCCGCGAGCTCGACGAGGAGCTCGGCGTGGTGGTGGAGCCGGGCGAGCAGGTGGGCGCGGACGTGCTGCTGCCCGACGGTCGGGTGCTGCGCGCCTACCGCGCAGAGCTGGTCCGGGGCCCCGCCGAGGCCAGGGAGCACGCCGCGCTGCGGTGGGTGGGAGCCGGCGAGCTCAGCCGGTTGGACCTGGTGGTGAACGACCGGGGCTGGCGTGCTGAGCTGGCCCCGCTGCTGGTCGAGTGA
- a CDS encoding MBL fold metallo-hydrolase — MSGPGGGDPATDDVHPICVTCGVQYDPLLVVDGRCVVCEDERQYVGWDGQRWTTLAELAEQGHQTVLRQEGALWGVGTEPSFAIGQRALLVPGEGGNLLWDCVSYLDAETVAAVAEQGGIAAVAVSHPHFYSSAIAWSEAFGGVPVYLHAADAEWVCRDGNIVSWTGDTLEVLPGRTLLRAGVHFAGGTVLHWDGADAGGVTLAEPALCTGDILTVVMDRRYVSFMYSYPNHVPESPAVIDRALRLLEPWPFDTIYGGWWRRVVTGDAKQAVQRSAERYLARLEHEPD, encoded by the coding sequence GTGTCCGGCCCCGGCGGCGGTGACCCCGCGACCGACGACGTCCACCCGATCTGCGTGACCTGCGGGGTGCAGTACGACCCGCTGCTCGTGGTGGACGGCCGCTGCGTCGTGTGCGAGGACGAGCGGCAGTACGTGGGCTGGGACGGCCAGCGCTGGACCACGCTGGCCGAGCTGGCCGAGCAGGGCCACCAGACGGTGCTCCGCCAGGAGGGCGCGCTGTGGGGCGTCGGCACCGAACCGTCCTTCGCCATCGGGCAGCGGGCCCTGCTGGTGCCCGGCGAGGGCGGGAACCTGCTGTGGGACTGCGTGTCCTACCTCGACGCGGAGACCGTGGCCGCGGTGGCCGAGCAGGGTGGCATCGCGGCGGTGGCCGTCTCGCACCCGCACTTCTACTCCTCGGCGATCGCTTGGAGCGAGGCCTTCGGTGGTGTGCCGGTGTACCTGCACGCCGCCGACGCAGAGTGGGTCTGCCGCGACGGCAACATCGTCTCGTGGACCGGCGACACCCTGGAGGTGCTGCCGGGTCGGACCCTGCTGCGGGCCGGGGTGCACTTCGCCGGCGGCACGGTGCTGCACTGGGACGGTGCCGACGCCGGCGGCGTCACCCTCGCCGAGCCCGCGCTGTGCACCGGCGACATCCTCACCGTGGTGATGGACCGGCGCTACGTCTCCTTCATGTACAGCTACCCCAACCACGTGCCCGAGTCGCCCGCGGTGATCGACCGGGCGCTGCGGCTGCTGGAGCCCTGGCCGTTCGACACCATCTACGGCGGCTGGTGGCGGCGGGTGGTCACCGGTGACGCCAAGCAGGCCGTGCAGCGCTCCGCCGAGCGGTACCTGGCCCGGCTGGAGCACGAGCCGGACTAG
- a CDS encoding Na(+)/H(+) antiporter subunit C encodes MTANLGMLVVIGVLYSCGIYLLIERSVTRLLLGVLLIGNATNLLLLTSGGPSGSAPIVGRGDGGPMADPLAQGMILTSIVITMGLAAFVLALTYRAFRLNRQDLVENDPESAKISRRSLAEAPDRDRSDDPVTGEPAPEVDESEFDPSEFDVEDPEPVGADGVPGPGGRTRGEPQ; translated from the coding sequence ATGACCGCGAACCTGGGGATGCTCGTCGTCATCGGGGTGCTCTACTCCTGCGGGATCTACCTGCTCATCGAGCGCAGCGTCACCCGGCTGCTGCTGGGGGTGCTGCTGATCGGCAACGCCACCAACCTGCTGCTGCTCACCTCGGGCGGACCCTCCGGGAGCGCGCCGATCGTGGGCCGCGGTGACGGCGGCCCGATGGCCGACCCGCTGGCCCAGGGCATGATCCTCACCTCGATCGTCATCACCATGGGGCTCGCCGCGTTCGTGCTGGCGCTGACCTACCGCGCGTTCCGGCTCAACCGGCAGGACCTGGTGGAGAACGACCCCGAGTCGGCGAAGATCTCCCGACGCAGCCTGGCCGAGGCTCCCGACCGGGACCGCTCCGACGACCCCGTCACCGGTGAGCCCGCCCCCGAGGTGGACGAGTCGGAGTTCGACCCGTCGGAGTTCGACGTCGAGGACCCCGAACCGGTGGGCGCCGACGGCGTGCCCGGGCCGGGCGGCCGCACCCGGGGGGAGCCGCAGTGA
- a CDS encoding PHP domain-containing protein, protein MNAVTALRRIAFLLERAREASHRVQAFRNAADVVTRLSPTDLDRRVAAGTLTDLGGIGPKTAAVITQAHTGHTPDYLVRLEESAGHLVEGGEKLLAQLRGDLHCHSSWSDGGSPVEEMAATAVELGHEYLAMTDHSPRLTVARGLTAERLREQLALVATVNEQLAPFRLLSGIECDINVDGTLDQTDELLGEVDVVVASVHSKLRTDRAAMTARMLAAVRNPHTDVLGHVTGRLVTGDRGVRPESDFDAEAVFAACAEHDVAVEINSRPERLDPPRRLLRQAVAAGCLFSVDTDAHAPGQLDWQAYGCARAEECDVDPDRVVNTWPLADLLAWTRRSRL, encoded by the coding sequence ATGAACGCGGTGACGGCCCTGCGACGGATCGCCTTCCTGCTCGAGCGTGCCCGCGAGGCCAGCCACCGGGTGCAAGCCTTCCGCAACGCCGCCGACGTCGTCACCCGGCTCTCCCCCACCGACCTGGACCGGAGGGTGGCGGCAGGGACGCTCACCGACCTCGGCGGCATCGGCCCCAAGACCGCCGCGGTGATCACCCAGGCGCACACCGGGCACACCCCCGACTACCTGGTCCGGCTGGAGGAGTCCGCCGGCCACCTGGTGGAGGGCGGGGAGAAGCTGCTGGCGCAGCTGCGCGGCGACCTGCACTGCCACAGCAGCTGGAGCGACGGCGGCAGCCCGGTGGAGGAGATGGCGGCGACGGCGGTCGAGCTGGGCCACGAGTACCTGGCCATGACCGACCACTCCCCGCGGCTGACCGTCGCCCGTGGCCTCACCGCCGAGCGGCTGCGCGAGCAGCTCGCCCTGGTGGCCACCGTCAACGAGCAGCTGGCACCGTTCCGGCTGCTGTCGGGCATCGAGTGCGACATCAACGTGGACGGGACGCTGGACCAGACCGACGAGCTGCTGGGCGAGGTGGACGTGGTGGTGGCCTCCGTGCACTCCAAGCTGCGCACCGACCGAGCCGCCATGACCGCGCGGATGCTGGCCGCCGTGCGCAACCCGCACACCGACGTCCTCGGCCACGTCACCGGCCGGCTGGTCACCGGCGACCGGGGGGTGCGCCCGGAGAGCGACTTCGACGCCGAGGCGGTGTTCGCCGCCTGCGCCGAGCACGACGTGGCGGTGGAGATCAACAGCCGCCCCGAGCGCCTGGACCCGCCGCGTCGGCTGCTGCGCCAGGCGGTGGCCGCGGGCTGCCTGTTCAGCGTGGACACCGACGCCCACGCCCCCGGCCAGCTGGACTGGCAGGCCTACGGCTGTGCGCGGGCCGAGGAGTGCGACGTCGACCCCGACCGGGTGGTGAACACCTGGCCGCTGGCGGACCTGCTGGCCTGGACCCGGCGCTCCCGCCTCTAG
- a CDS encoding Na+/H+ antiporter subunit D gives MVMGRRPRAQRLISIVVLTAVLAVAVALLVLVDRDGMAAVQVGGWAAPVGITLVVDRLSALMLVVSAVVLLAVLLFAVGQGVSDGDEQRPVSIFQPTYLALSAGVSNAFLAGDLFNLYVGFEVLLAASYVLLTVGGSAEQIRAGVSYVAVNLLSSLVFLSGIGFVYASTGTLNMAQIAQRMPDVPEGTRNAIFAVLLVAFCLKAAVFPMSAWLPNSYPTAPAPVTAVFAGLLTKVGVYAIIRTQTLLFPGGAMDRVLMVAGLLTMLVGILGALAQNDIKRLLSFTLVSHIGYMVFGIALSSQAGLSGAIYYVVHHIVVQTSLFLVAGLVERQGGSTSLRRLGGLAVASPLLAVLYFIPAMNLGGIPPFSGFIGKTSLLQAGVADGSVLAWALVVGSVLTSLLTLYAVARVWTKAFWRPREDAPEGELAETGPLAKVPAASDTAVAEKVGPMPASMLVPTIGIIGVSMLLTVLAGPLVGITDRAATDLRQPAHYVETVLGPGAGR, from the coding sequence ATGGTCATGGGCCGCCGGCCCCGCGCGCAGCGGCTGATCAGCATCGTCGTGCTCACCGCCGTGCTCGCGGTGGCGGTGGCCCTGCTGGTGCTCGTCGACCGCGACGGCATGGCCGCGGTGCAGGTGGGCGGCTGGGCCGCTCCGGTGGGCATCACCCTGGTGGTGGACCGGCTCTCCGCGCTGATGCTGGTGGTCTCGGCGGTGGTGCTGCTGGCCGTCCTGCTGTTCGCGGTGGGCCAGGGTGTCAGCGACGGTGACGAGCAACGTCCGGTGTCGATCTTCCAGCCCACCTACCTGGCGCTGTCGGCGGGCGTGAGCAACGCCTTCCTGGCTGGCGACCTGTTCAACCTCTACGTGGGCTTCGAGGTGCTGCTGGCGGCCAGCTACGTGCTGCTGACGGTGGGCGGCTCGGCGGAGCAGATCCGCGCAGGGGTGTCCTACGTGGCGGTGAACCTGCTGTCGTCGCTGGTGTTCCTCTCCGGCATCGGCTTCGTCTACGCCTCCACCGGCACGCTGAACATGGCCCAGATCGCCCAGCGGATGCCCGACGTGCCGGAGGGAACCCGCAACGCCATCTTCGCGGTGCTGCTGGTGGCGTTCTGCCTCAAGGCCGCGGTGTTCCCCATGTCGGCGTGGCTGCCCAACAGCTACCCGACCGCACCGGCACCGGTCACCGCGGTGTTCGCCGGCCTGCTCACCAAGGTGGGTGTCTACGCCATCATCCGCACCCAGACGCTGCTGTTCCCGGGTGGGGCGATGGACCGGGTGCTGATGGTGGCCGGGCTGCTCACCATGCTGGTGGGCATCCTGGGCGCGCTGGCCCAGAACGACATCAAGCGGCTGCTGAGCTTCACCCTGGTCAGCCACATCGGCTACATGGTGTTCGGCATCGCGCTGTCCTCGCAGGCGGGCCTGTCCGGCGCCATCTACTACGTGGTGCACCACATCGTCGTGCAGACCTCGCTGTTCCTGGTGGCCGGCCTGGTGGAGCGCCAAGGTGGCTCCACGTCGCTGCGACGCCTCGGCGGCCTGGCCGTGGCCAGCCCCCTGCTGGCGGTGCTCTACTTCATCCCGGCGATGAACCTGGGTGGCATCCCCCCGTTCTCCGGCTTCATCGGCAAGACCTCGCTGCTGCAGGCCGGGGTCGCCGACGGCAGCGTGCTCGCCTGGGCGCTGGTGGTGGGCAGCGTGCTCACCAGCCTGCTCACCCTCTACGCCGTCGCCCGGGTGTGGACCAAGGCGTTCTGGCGGCCCCGCGAGGATGCTCCCGAGGGGGAGCTGGCCGAGACCGGCCCGCTGGCCAAGGTCCCCGCCGCCTCGGACACCGCGGTGGCCGAGAAGGTCGGGCCCATGCCCGCCAGCATGCTGGTGCCCACCATCGGCATCATCGGGGTGAGCATGCTGCTCACCGTGCTCGCCGGCCCACTGGTGGGCATCACCGACCGCGCCGCCACCGACCTGCGCCAGCCGGCGCACTACGTCGAGACGGTGCTGGGGCCGGGTGCGGGCCGATGA
- a CDS encoding Na+/H+ antiporter subunit E, protein MKILRRNSLHGAAVVAWLASVWVLLWGNISAANILGGIVVAIVIRTLLPLPPVPVESRVHLWALVKLVAHVVWDLVVSSTQVALLAIRPGPPPRSAVVRTHMRVESELVLALTVTTLTLVPGSIVMEIDRTNRVIYSHVLDVRSEKDIRRFKEQVRRLEDRFIAAFESPDEPSAVSPSGGGVR, encoded by the coding sequence ATGAAGATCCTGCGCCGCAACTCCCTGCACGGCGCCGCCGTGGTCGCCTGGCTCGCCTCCGTCTGGGTGCTGCTGTGGGGCAACATCTCCGCCGCGAACATCCTGGGCGGCATCGTCGTGGCCATCGTCATCCGCACCCTGCTGCCGCTGCCCCCGGTGCCGGTGGAGAGCCGGGTGCACCTGTGGGCGCTGGTCAAGCTGGTCGCCCACGTGGTGTGGGACCTGGTGGTCTCCAGCACCCAGGTGGCGCTGCTGGCCATCCGCCCCGGACCACCGCCGCGCAGCGCCGTGGTGCGCACGCACATGCGGGTGGAGTCCGAGCTGGTGCTGGCCCTCACCGTCACCACCCTCACCCTGGTGCCGGGATCGATCGTGATGGAGATCGACCGCACCAACCGGGTGATCTACTCGCACGTCCTCGACGTCCGCTCGGAGAAGGACATCCGGCGCTTCAAGGAGCAGGTCCGACGCCTGGAGGACCGGTTCATCGCGGCGTTCGAGTCCCCGGACGAGCCGAGCGCGGTGTCCCCGAGCGGGGGAGGTGTGCGATGA
- a CDS encoding 4a-hydroxytetrahydrobiopterin dehydratase, with protein MATLLTQAEIESALPELPGWAFTDDRLQLTTELASFPAVLALVAAVGEVAEQRNHHPDIDIRWRTVTFACTTHSAGGVTQRDVELAQQVAALLAEA; from the coding sequence ATGGCGACCTTGCTGACCCAGGCGGAGATCGAGTCGGCGCTGCCCGAGCTGCCCGGCTGGGCCTTCACCGACGACCGCCTGCAGCTGACCACCGAGCTGGCGAGCTTTCCCGCCGTCCTGGCGCTGGTGGCCGCGGTGGGCGAGGTCGCAGAACAGCGCAACCACCACCCGGACATCGACATCCGCTGGCGCACCGTGACCTTCGCGTGCACGACGCACAGCGCAGGTGGCGTCACGCAACGGGACGTGGAGCTGGCACAGCAGGTTGCGGCACTGCTGGCCGAGGCCTGA
- a CDS encoding monovalent cation/H+ antiporter complex subunit F produces MTVLAVVLAVIFTLAGAFTVVRIVRGPTTLDRVVAVDVLVAVILCALGAQAAVTKDSSTVPAIVALSLLSFVGSVSVARFRVRDDQ; encoded by the coding sequence ATGACCGTGCTCGCCGTCGTGCTCGCCGTGATCTTCACCCTGGCCGGTGCGTTCACCGTGGTCCGCATCGTGCGTGGCCCCACCACGCTGGACCGGGTGGTGGCGGTGGACGTGCTGGTGGCCGTCATCCTGTGCGCGCTGGGCGCGCAGGCCGCGGTCACCAAGGACTCCTCCACGGTGCCCGCCATCGTGGCGCTGTCGCTGCTGAGCTTCGTCGGCAGCGTGAGCGTCGCCCGCTTCCGAGTGAGGGACGACCAGTGA
- a CDS encoding mannosyltransferase gives MRLQQVMSRALALVQSHWWLAPLVLLVSGASRLVLSFVTRTGLNMVDLRVYSFGAQSLERGELYTFTFSEMTPNFPLPFTYPPFAALLFFPLHYVPITALAVLWLVVTMVALWGVVRLSLTLLLGAERSAEPFWRNAAMLWAAVGIWMEPVRTTLDYGQVNVFLVLGGLAAATTSRWWLAGGIVGVLAGVKLTPAITGLYFLAQRRYLAAVFSAVAFAATIAISFLAIPDATRTYFGELLGKADRIGPVGSAINQSLRGVLSRFAGHDVGTGPVWVVAVLLAAALCVCAWRGLAADDRLGTLVIVQLFGLLVSPISWSHHWVWLVPAVLWLAHGPLRQTRLAFVASLVWVVVMLIGVIALLLLQQPSIWEFERPLLESISGAIYPAGTAFILVLMGLQRRLVRPRPAVPQPAVPAPRPVA, from the coding sequence GTGCGACTCCAGCAGGTCATGTCCCGGGCCCTCGCGCTGGTGCAGTCGCACTGGTGGCTGGCGCCGCTGGTCCTCCTCGTCTCCGGTGCCTCGCGCCTGGTGCTCAGCTTCGTCACCCGCACCGGGCTGAACATGGTGGACCTGCGCGTCTACAGCTTCGGCGCGCAGTCGCTGGAGCGCGGGGAGCTCTACACCTTCACGTTCTCGGAGATGACCCCCAACTTCCCGCTGCCCTTCACCTACCCACCGTTCGCGGCGCTGCTGTTCTTCCCGCTGCACTACGTGCCCATCACCGCCCTGGCCGTGCTGTGGCTGGTGGTCACCATGGTGGCGCTGTGGGGCGTGGTCCGCCTGAGCCTCACGCTGCTGCTGGGTGCGGAGCGCTCGGCCGAGCCCTTCTGGCGCAACGCCGCCATGCTGTGGGCCGCGGTGGGGATCTGGATGGAACCGGTGCGCACCACGCTGGACTACGGCCAGGTCAACGTCTTCCTGGTGCTGGGGGGCCTGGCCGCGGCCACCACCAGCCGGTGGTGGCTGGCCGGCGGCATCGTCGGCGTGCTGGCCGGGGTGAAGCTGACGCCGGCGATCACCGGCCTGTACTTCCTGGCCCAGCGCCGCTACCTGGCGGCAGTGTTCTCCGCCGTGGCCTTCGCCGCCACCATCGCCATCAGCTTCCTGGCCATCCCGGACGCCACCCGCACCTACTTCGGTGAGCTGCTGGGCAAGGCGGACCGGATCGGCCCGGTGGGCTCGGCCATCAACCAGTCGCTGCGTGGGGTGCTCAGCCGCTTCGCCGGCCACGACGTGGGCACCGGCCCGGTGTGGGTGGTGGCGGTGCTGCTGGCCGCGGCACTGTGCGTGTGTGCCTGGCGGGGCCTGGCCGCCGACGACCGGCTCGGCACCCTGGTGATCGTCCAGCTGTTCGGGCTGCTGGTCTCGCCCATCTCGTGGAGCCACCACTGGGTGTGGCTGGTGCCCGCCGTGCTGTGGCTGGCCCACGGCCCGCTGCGCCAGACCAGGCTGGCCTTCGTCGCGAGCCTGGTGTGGGTGGTGGTCATGCTGATCGGGGTGATCGCGCTGCTGCTGCTGCAGCAGCCCAGCATCTGGGAGTTCGAGCGGCCCCTGCTGGAGTCGATCTCCGGCGCGATCTACCCGGCCGGCACCGCCTTCATCCTGGTGCTCATGGGGTTGCAGCGGCGTCTGGTCAGGCCTCGGCCAGCAGTGCCGCAACCTGCTGTGCCAGCTCCACGTCCCGTTGCGTGA